A window of Acetomicrobium sp. S15 = DSM 107314 contains these coding sequences:
- a CDS encoding Bug family tripartite tricarboxylate transporter substrate binding protein, translating into MRRRFLAIMLTVAVAAAVSTGAAVAKDVSYPAKPVTIVYHSQAGSGGDIFLRQLAKAMEPLLGQPIVIENRTGGGGSNAWTYVKNAKPDGYTLLGISSSILAGPLQTKMSVSYKDFKPVAQVFFDPTVIYTSANSKFKTFEDIINHAKANPGQQTWGAGNPGSAETMCIEKIARLADMKITVVPFEGGADVMVEIIAGRIDAAIGEYAEIASQVEAGNIKLICNLNSERMQSLPDLPTLKESGIDFVFEKMRGILAPKGTPDEVIQVWVDRLQKIYDDPAFKKYYEENKLVPRFRPTDEMQKAMDEQYEFFKEMSKGLY; encoded by the coding sequence ATGAGAAGAAGATTTTTGGCCATAATGTTAACTGTGGCGGTGGCAGCTGCCGTTAGCACAGGAGCGGCAGTAGCTAAGGATGTTAGTTATCCTGCTAAGCCCGTGACAATAGTTTATCACTCGCAGGCAGGTTCTGGAGGAGATATATTTCTAAGACAGTTGGCTAAAGCTATGGAACCACTCTTGGGCCAACCCATTGTTATAGAAAATAGGACAGGTGGAGGTGGCTCTAACGCCTGGACATATGTAAAGAACGCAAAGCCTGATGGCTATACTTTGCTTGGAATATCTTCTTCTATTTTAGCAGGGCCGCTCCAGACAAAGATGTCAGTAAGTTATAAAGATTTCAAGCCTGTTGCTCAAGTATTTTTTGATCCTACAGTAATCTACACCTCAGCAAATAGTAAATTTAAAACATTTGAAGATATTATTAACCATGCAAAAGCAAACCCGGGTCAACAGACATGGGGAGCTGGAAATCCTGGTAGTGCTGAAACAATGTGCATTGAAAAGATTGCTCGGCTTGCTGATATGAAAATAACAGTCGTTCCTTTTGAGGGTGGGGCGGATGTTATGGTAGAAATAATAGCTGGACGTATAGACGCAGCTATCGGCGAGTATGCCGAGATCGCCAGTCAAGTGGAAGCTGGAAACATAAAGCTTATCTGTAACCTTAACTCCGAGAGGATGCAAAGCTTGCCCGACTTGCCGACGCTGAAAGAATCCGGAATTGATTTTGTGTTTGAGAAAATGAGAGGCATCTTAGCGCCGAAGGGCACGCCAGACGAAGTTATTCAAGTATGGGTTGATAGGTTGCAAAAGATTTATGATGATCCTGCGTTCAAGAAATATTATGAAGAGAATAAACTTGTGCCTCGCTTCAGGCCTACCGATGAAATGCAAAAAGCAATGGACGAGCAATATGAATTCTTTAAAGAGATGAGCAAAGGGTTATACTAA
- a CDS encoding TonB-dependent receptor domain-containing protein, translating into MKGKKKAALLVLAFAMALFGASVSAAEEGEEVITLEPEIVTGSRIYTSLEEVPAPTYVINREEIEKSNAKKLSDILSSVPGIYVTSRSGRTMEDNIKMRGLVTEVLILVDGVPYYNATYGAGAAAYDLRSIPVDDIERIEVVKGAGSALYGSMAAAGVINIITRKLEGEGFSILGEVGADDWRRGTASAWTASGDFGVRVRYSKSEEGEAPLSLTDGMLDKSLDYDEESAGLTLQKGPFTFNASWGEYSSNWTSSWSGWSYNDKNRQEDEYSRFNLKWEEVSNKFIIYYHDQEKGYWYNLNKYFYDSEAWGSEFSQKVAWEDTLFSWGLSFRKEDIYFDEGVPTDRTRENYAPFVELSKPVGDFILNLGLRYEMWDQDEADDYDELMPKFSLLYQTLGGTTWYLSAGRFFAMPSVYELFGDGAWVVPNVNLKPEKGYSYEIGAKGYNESEAWNAGLFYITMNDKILYNLNTSSYENADEYHAWGVETSKSWALSRLWDLKLSASWMRAEEKENGLWKRARVPEWDVDTSLLYRNGPLEGGLTINYFGNREEGEGAESNVATVDASIAYQLSSFKLRLSVYNLFDEDFWQSEANNTYYYAPERRVYFTLERIF; encoded by the coding sequence GTGAAAGGAAAAAAGAAAGCGGCTTTACTGGTTTTGGCGTTTGCGATGGCGTTGTTCGGGGCGAGCGTGTCCGCTGCGGAGGAGGGGGAAGAAGTCATAACTCTTGAACCGGAGATAGTTACGGGTTCGCGAATTTATACGAGCCTTGAGGAGGTTCCAGCACCGACCTATGTTATAAACCGCGAAGAGATAGAAAAAAGCAACGCAAAGAAATTAAGCGACATCCTCTCGAGCGTCCCAGGGATTTATGTAACCTCGCGAAGCGGCAGGACAATGGAAGACAACATCAAAATGAGAGGGCTGGTAACCGAAGTTCTTATTCTGGTCGATGGAGTACCTTACTATAACGCTACATACGGTGCCGGAGCTGCCGCTTATGACTTAAGGTCCATACCCGTGGACGATATAGAGCGGATAGAGGTCGTTAAGGGCGCGGGGTCGGCTCTTTACGGCTCCATGGCTGCAGCTGGAGTTATAAACATCATTACCCGTAAACTCGAAGGCGAAGGCTTTTCGATCCTCGGCGAAGTCGGAGCTGACGATTGGAGGCGTGGCACGGCAAGCGCTTGGACTGCAAGCGGAGATTTTGGTGTGAGGGTTCGATACTCGAAATCGGAAGAAGGGGAAGCGCCTCTGTCTTTAACTGACGGCATGCTCGACAAAAGCCTTGATTACGACGAGGAATCAGCCGGCCTGACGCTGCAAAAAGGCCCTTTTACTTTCAATGCCTCCTGGGGTGAATATAGCTCAAATTGGACTTCTTCTTGGAGTGGATGGTCTTATAACGACAAAAACAGACAGGAAGATGAATATTCCAGATTTAATCTAAAATGGGAAGAAGTATCTAATAAATTTATAATTTATTATCATGATCAAGAAAAAGGTTACTGGTACAATTTAAATAAATATTTCTATGATAGCGAAGCTTGGGGATCGGAGTTTTCGCAAAAAGTTGCGTGGGAAGACACGCTTTTTTCATGGGGGTTATCCTTCCGTAAAGAGGATATTTACTTTGACGAAGGCGTCCCAACAGATCGAACTCGCGAAAATTATGCCCCCTTTGTTGAATTGTCCAAACCCGTGGGTGATTTTATCTTAAACTTGGGGCTCAGGTATGAAATGTGGGACCAGGACGAAGCCGATGATTACGACGAGCTGATGCCTAAATTTTCGCTTCTCTATCAGACGCTTGGCGGAACTACCTGGTATCTATCGGCGGGGCGCTTTTTTGCCATGCCGAGTGTGTATGAGCTTTTTGGAGATGGAGCTTGGGTGGTCCCGAATGTGAACCTGAAGCCTGAAAAAGGCTACAGCTACGAAATTGGCGCAAAAGGATACAATGAATCGGAAGCTTGGAACGCCGGTCTTTTTTACATAACCATGAACGATAAAATCTTATACAATCTCAATACTTCCTCTTACGAAAATGCCGATGAATACCACGCCTGGGGCGTCGAAACTTCAAAAAGCTGGGCGCTCTCTCGCCTTTGGGATTTGAAGCTCAGTGCAAGCTGGATGCGAGCAGAGGAAAAAGAAAACGGCCTTTGGAAGAGGGCGCGTGTCCCAGAGTGGGATGTTGATACCTCCCTCCTTTATCGCAATGGTCCTCTCGAGGGAGGATTAACCATTAACTACTTCGGTAACCGCGAAGAGGGAGAAGGTGCCGAATCAAACGTCGCGACTGTTGACGCCTCAATTGCGTACCAGTTAAGTTCATTTAAGCTGCGCCTTTCCGTGTATAACCTCTTTGACGAAGACTTCTGGCAAAGCGAGGCAAACAATACCTATTATTATGCTCCAGAACGTAGGGTTTACTTCACCCTGGAACGCATCTTTTAA
- a CDS encoding tripartite tricarboxylate transporter TctB family protein, whose translation MATKKLLGRVVLNLAWIIIATVFYWVAIPYASVRTFDPVGPHVFPQIVSVIIIVCAVGNLFIVFLSTKKDKSLVIDIKEAQQTESTDFRNLMKVVLIIIVSGIYIVILNWIGYLFSTILLIFFLVLIQGGTKLNKNLMISCGFSLFLYIVFSRILNILLPEGLLGFIFT comes from the coding sequence GTGGCCACCAAGAAATTATTGGGTAGAGTAGTTCTTAATCTGGCGTGGATAATAATTGCTACGGTATTTTATTGGGTTGCCATACCATATGCATCGGTCAGAACTTTTGATCCCGTAGGTCCACACGTATTTCCACAAATTGTATCTGTAATAATTATAGTTTGCGCAGTTGGGAATTTATTCATAGTATTTTTGAGCACAAAAAAAGACAAATCCCTTGTTATTGACATTAAGGAAGCGCAACAAACAGAAAGTACTGATTTTAGGAATTTAATGAAAGTAGTTTTAATCATTATTGTTTCAGGTATCTATATTGTAATTCTTAACTGGATTGGTTATTTATTTAGCACTATATTATTGATTTTTTTCTTAGTATTGATTCAAGGAGGAACCAAACTTAATAAAAATTTAATGATAAGTTGCGGATTTTCTTTGTTTCTTTATATTGTATTCTCAAGAATTCTTAATATTCTTTTGCCAGAGGGTTTATTGGGATTTATTTTTACGTAG